The following proteins are encoded in a genomic region of Montipora foliosa isolate CH-2021 chromosome 10, ASM3666993v2, whole genome shotgun sequence:
- the LOC137972689 gene encoding uncharacterized protein, with product MRNEENYEKGCVNPGHPLLITLQLATRRRRYISANIRLNFIKFVLLPVNLEATNLVDEWKHWLEAFENYRIATKLNKEEDTVQRATLLHLAGMGVQRLLSGLPGNKEKYEDVTAALTAHFRSKKNKWAERYRYRKRAQKENETLDTFIAELRVLSPSCDFRETVEDNILGQVIEKCYDGYLREKRLLQGDTLTLEKAQTLGRAIENAKKDTLLLGGEKSQSFPEKSDMNQINKYDKTPTLSKAKTKSCFRCGRDDDLANDDKGAECRKCKKIGLYAKYCRWSGAEKEDRKVKVVPQTHQHTDEYHHE from the exons atgag AAACGAGGAGAATTATGAGAAAGGTTGCGTTAATCCAGGCCATCCGTTACTCATAACACTACAATTGGCGACGAGGAGAAGGCGATATATTTCGGCAAATATAAGGCTGAATTTCATCAAGTTTGTTTTACTACCAGTAAACCTTGAAGCCACGAATTTGGTGGATGAGTGGAAGCACTGGCTGGAGGCATTTGAAAACTACAGGATTGCTACGAAACTTAACAAAGAAGAAGATACTGTACAAAGGGCGACTTTGTTACATTTAGCAGGGATGGGAGTGCAACGTTTGCTTTCCGGACTGCCTGGAAATAAAGAGAAATATGAGGATGTGACTGCAGCGTTGACTGCACACTTTCGATCAAAGAAGAACAAATGGGCTGAAAGATACAGGTACAGGAAGCGAGCACAGaaggaaaatgaaactttagatACATTTATTGCGGAACTGAGAGTCCTGAGCCCTTCTTGTGACTTCAGAGAGACTGTTGAAGATAATATCCTTGGTCAAGTTATTGAGAAGTGTTACGACGGTTACTTACGAGAAAAACGTCTACTGCAAGGGGATACCCTGACACTGGAGAAGGCTCAAACGTTGGGAAGAGCAATAGAGAATGCAAAGAAGGATACGTTGCTACTTGGAGGAGAGAAATCTCAAAGTTTCCCAGAAAAATCTGATATGAATCAGATAAACAAGTACGACAAAACTCCTACATTAtccaaagcaaaaacaaagaGCTGTTTTAGGTGTGGAAGGGATGATGATCTAGCTAATGATGACAAAGGTGCTGAGTGTAGGAAATGTAAAAAGATTGGACTCTACGCAAAATACTGCAGATGGAGTGGTGCAGAGAAAGAGGATCGCAAGGTGAAGGTTGTACCACAGACACACCAGCATACAGATGAATACCACCACGAATAA